TGTGCGAATCGAGTCGCGAGATGCTGCCGCCGTATTGGCCCATGCCGCGGAAGTTCCAGCCTTCATCCCATTCCGATTTCTGAATCAGATCGGCCAGCACGCCGCTGCCCGTTGAATCGCCGAGCATTCCCAGCAGGTTTGCATAAACCACTTTGTGCTCATCGTTGTCCGCTGCCGCAAACGCGGTTCGCAGTTGCGGCAGGGCAGCTTCGTTTTGATCCAGGATCACCGAGAGGCCACGGTAATCGTGCACGACCGATTTGACAGCGGCCGCGAGCACGTCCGCGGCGGCGGGTTGCGAGTCCTCGTGATTCAAGATTTCCGATTCCAGCGAACCGATTTCGACCAGGTGCTTTTGCAAAGCGCTGAGGTCGATCGATCGAGTTGATGAGTTTGCTTCGGCGGCCATCGAGGCAGCGATTCCGGCCGCGTAACCTTGGTTCTGCACGCAGGGCTGCATCCGCAGGATCGGCATCGCGTCGCGATGGGCACTGATTCCCAGCCCCGTGACCAAGATGCCGTCGAGATCTTTCGGCAACAATGCTCGGTAGGGGACCGGCACGGTCATCTGTTTCTTGTCGGGGAAGTCGATCAAGAAGACGGGATGGACGGTGTAGCCGTGGGTGTCGAAGTCGCTCTGGTGCATCGCGATCGTATCGGAATACTTTCGCTGGTTCATCAGATCCAATGGCGTGATGAAGACTTCGCCCGCGATCCGCCGCCGTTCGCGCGAATCGATGAACGGCGAGATGTCGTAGCTGTTCTTAAACTTGCGTCGCGCCGAGACGATCATCCGCCATTGATCGACAGGATCGGAATCGTCCGAGAACGAGTAGTCGGTGTTGGTGTAGCCGGTCCCGAGGGCTCGCGGCGAGAGTCCGGTCCCCTGCATCGCCACATGATCCGACGACGTCGTGATCGTTTCGGCGCCGGCTGCTGCGGCAACGTCGGCGTTACCCGTCGAATCGACGACCGTTTTGGCCAGCACGACGCCGCGGCCGGTTGGCGTTGCGACTACAACGCCTTTGACGAATTCGCCGCTCACCAGCGTGCCGACGCCAAGGGTCGAGAACCAGATGTCGCACCCGGCGGCGCGGACTTCGCGACGCCAGTACTCCCGTTTGGTCACGGGATTCCAGCCGCCATGCCGCTTCGGTCCGCCCAATGCGGCGACTCCCTTATCGACTTCGGCTGTAAATCCCTTGCGATATCCGTGGTAATAGCTGCTGATCAAGCCCAGCGTTCCCACGCCCCCCAGATGATCTTGATATTCGATGACAAGCGTTTTCGAACCGCGCCGCCCCGCGCCGATCCCGGCGGGCGCTCCGCCAGTGCCGCCGCCAACGACCACGACGTCGTAGGTTCCCAGGATGGGCAAGCTGCGTTCGGGAGAGTTGACCGTTGGCAGATCTTCATCGGTTGGCCGGGCACCTTGCAGGAATTCGCGCACGTCGACCAATCGGATCGCGTCCGCGTCGATGCTGCTGGCGACAACGATCTCGCCGCGCGTCGGGTTTGCCTTCGCTGCTGAGTAGGCAGCTTGACCGACGCGTTGTCCCAGACGGATCAGATTTAAAGGGCGCATTAGATCGTGAGCCGCAGCTCGCGAGACGTCCGCAGCGCCGCCGAGAACATAGATGCGGTTCAAGTCGCGGGGCTGACACGCTTTCAAATCGAGCGTGGCTGGGTCGAACGAAGCATCATCCACAGCGATGCGGGAGACGATCGGATCGGGAGGGATTTGGAAGGCGAAGTCGGATTCATCGACCAGCTGTGCCGAGAAGGTCGCGTCGCGGAGCTGTTGTTCCGCGTTGGCGAACGCGGCGAAGCTGCCATCGGGCATGTCGACTTCCATCGTGCAGACCTGCAGTTCATGCAGCCCGTCGCGGGTGCCAAATTCAACGCCGGGAGAGGTCAGCGTCATGCCAGCCCGCGGCTCAAGCTCACCTCCGACGACGACGCGTTGAAAGGTTTGCCGACCACTGGGATAGGGAAGGCACTTGGCACCGGCAATACGAGCTGTTGTGCCTCGCATTGTGGCGTCGATGATCACTGGGGCTTTGACAGCTTGGCGGCCAGCGCGATTGGCCATCACGA
Above is a genomic segment from Rosistilla ulvae containing:
- a CDS encoding FAD-dependent oxidoreductase, with protein sequence MLHYRTSIALLCWIACARSVFAETSIIESQRQLPIAYQADVVVVGGTTGAVSAAIAAAEQGASVFLAAPRPYLGEDVTGTLRLWLEPGEEPALPLEHKLFDVAPRPSLWAGRLPFKYEADREADRAHAETKPASRLTDGRMGNAVNDSLQFSDTVTIVAELEGLKRVKELHLLAYQRSGVFEVAQMQVWTSPNGKLWRDLGVVPNNQLDGGVNENNGVDLALPIKQPCRFIKVTIQKTEQSERMLLGELVILEDQPETKQTTKRQAPTPMQVKYALDQALIDAGVKFLYGSPVTDVLRDEQGQLAGIVMANRAGRQAVKAPVIIDATMRGTTARIAGAKCLPYPSGRQTFQRVVVGGELEPRAGMTLTSPGVEFGTRDGLHELQVCTMEVDMPDGSFAAFANAEQQLRDATFSAQLVDESDFAFQIPPDPIVSRIAVDDASFDPATLDLKACQPRDLNRIYVLGGAADVSRAAAHDLMRPLNLIRLGQRVGQAAYSAAKANPTRGEIVVASSIDADAIRLVDVREFLQGARPTDEDLPTVNSPERSLPILGTYDVVVVGGGTGGAPAGIGAGRRGSKTLVIEYQDHLGGVGTLGLISSYYHGYRKGFTAEVDKGVAALGGPKRHGGWNPVTKREYWRREVRAAGCDIWFSTLGVGTLVSGEFVKGVVVATPTGRGVVLAKTVVDSTGNADVAAAAGAETITTSSDHVAMQGTGLSPRALGTGYTNTDYSFSDDSDPVDQWRMIVSARRKFKNSYDISPFIDSRERRRIAGEVFITPLDLMNQRKYSDTIAMHQSDFDTHGYTVHPVFLIDFPDKKQMTVPVPYRALLPKDLDGILVTGLGISAHRDAMPILRMQPCVQNQGYAAGIAASMAAEANSSTRSIDLSALQKHLVEIGSLESEILNHEDSQPAAADVLAAAVKSVVHDYRGLSVILDQNEAALPQLRTAFAAADNDEHKVVYANLLGMLGDSTGSGVLADLIQKSEWDEGWNFRGMGQYGGSISRLDSHIIALGKSGDDAALATILKKVNQLDASKEFSHHRAVAMALETMGDPKAAESLAQLLRKPGMMGHAITDINATASSSGNETRSQPLREIILARALYRCGDHEGLGQQILNTYKKDLRGLFAKHASAVLQ